Proteins found in one Salvelinus alpinus chromosome 11, SLU_Salpinus.1, whole genome shotgun sequence genomic segment:
- the LOC139534080 gene encoding DENN domain-containing protein 5B-like isoform X8, giving the protein MSGTNAASGAAPCRFAHYFVICGIDTETGLEPDELAALYQWLEADRQGRDPDTAAAGENFEQSPLKRTFKSKVLAHYPENVEWNPFDQDAVNMLCMPKGLSFRTQADSREPQFHSFLITREDGSRTYGFVHTFYEEVTSPQICSAMQTLYQMHQAENPSSATPSSSSSSSMDSLASSLDEADSPSSSSCRSAACGGYDASRDTLYVSKALCLITPMPFMHGCRRFLSQMHRAVTAASPPPLPLESYVHNILYEVPLPPPGRSLKFHGVYEPIVCQRPGPGELPLADFPLGQTFTLLGVENLVQLFNCTLLEMQILLYSQDYQRLMTVAEGITTLLFPFQWQHVYVPILPASLLHFLDAPVPYLMGLQSKEGTDRSKLELPQEANLCFVDIDNHCIELPEDFPQFPNKPEFIQELSEVLLHYGISPVGGAPPTSVPTSSTTTTPGSVSTRHPGLKSQQALRELEDDGRNGNLGGEQLAVLELLQGNATLERLQALAKRTGVRVEALRGVGGEGEAQGGRTAVEEEELRNAKLNVQLREVFASRFTTMFADYEAFVIQSAPDLESWLTNREQMHNFDKASFLSDQPEPYLPFLSHFIETQMFATFIDNKIMSQWEEKEPLLRVFDGRIDKARLYNVRAPSLRSSNYQRCTILKESAQAIEQRLMKIDHTAIHPHLLDMKIGQGKYEQGFFPKLQSDVLSVGPTNNKWSNRTATAQRRKDRHRQQTEHLTLDNDLKEVRTRPTSQQVEGCLVLQNSMAFWEWDKASPPPLKPPKKSASECCLKYMQEARSLGKNLRQPKLSDLSPAVIAQTNWKFVEGLLKECRMKTKRMLVEKMGREAVELGHGEANITGLEENTLIASLCDLLERIWSHGLQVKQGKSALWSHLLHYQAREEKLEQQQAESPVSNGPERRKSESSIGMPSLRASVIQDMRHIQSMGEIKTDVGRARAWIRLSLEKKLLSQHLKQLLSRQALTKKLYKRYAFLRCEEEKEQFLFHLLSLNTVDYFCFTSVFTTIMIPYRAVIIPIKKLSNAMTTSNPWVCVSGELGDSGVRQITKNVLEMTFDSAFRPHTHIVAMFKCQNLGKLTTVQLGHDNSGLLAKWLVDCVMVRNEITGHTYKFPCGRWLGKGVDDGSLERVLIGELALPNADEDSGRGCRTPDMQHSPGQTRRVSITSMGGRGYKPTSAQIQEAIGEAVNSICKHFHKPEKERGSLTILLCGEVGLVGALEQFFHNGFKSARLFQKTVFVWDFVEKAVAYMESADQMGDMQETAEPLGLTCVSLCHYVSAINSSPRNIGKDGKFQLLVCLGARDRLLIQWLPLLVECPVIQRMYEESALLRDRTTVNALIAVLQTLHDFPITLEASLVKGIDL; this is encoded by the exons CTTTGTACCAATGGCTAGAGGCTGACCGCCAAGGCAGGGACCCCGATACAGCAGCCGCAG ggGAGAACTTTGAGCAGAGCCCTTTGAAGAGGACGTTCAAGTCTAAAGTCCTGGCCCACTACCCTGAGAACGTGGAGTGGAACCCTTTCGACCAGGATGCTGTCAACATG CTCTGTATGCCCAAAGGCCTGTCGTTCAGGACACAGGCAGACAGCCGCGAGCCCCAGTTCCACTCCTTCCTGATCACGCGGGAGGACGGCTCTCGCACCTACGGCTTCGTCCACACCTTCTACGAGGAGGTGACGTCGCCTCAGATCTGCTCGGCCATGCAGACCCTCTACCAGATGCACCAGGCAGAGAACCCTTCCTccgccaccccctcctcctcttcctcctccagtaTGGACTCTCTGGCTAGCAGCCTCGACGAAGCAGATTCTCCATCGTCATCCTCGTGCCGGTCGGCGGCGTGCGGCGGCTACGACGCGTCGCGGGACACCCTCTACGTCTCCAAGGCGTTGTGTCTGATCACGCCCATGCCCTTCATGCACGGCTGCCGCCGTTTCCTGTCCCAGATGCACCGGGCCGTCACGGCCGCCTCGCCCCCGCCCCTCCCCCTAGAGAGCTACGTGCACAACATCCTGTACGAGGTGCCCCTGCCCCCTCCGGGGCGCTCGCTGAAGTTCCACGGGGTGTACGAGCCCATCGTGTGTCAGCGTCCTGGGCCTGGGGAGCTGCCTCTGGCTGACTTCCCTCTGGGCCAGACCTTCACTCTGCTGGGGGTAGAGAACCTGGTGCAGCTCTTCAACTGTACCCTGCTGGAGATGCAGATCCTGCTCTACTCACAGG ACTACCAGCGGTTGATGACAGTTGCGGAGGGCATCACCACCCTGCTCTTCCCGTTCCAGTGGCAGCATGTCTACGTGCCCATCCTACCCGCCTCACTGCTGCACTTCCTGGATGCCCCCGTGCCCTACCTCATGGGCCTGCAGTCCAAGGAGGGCACCGACCGCTCCAAACTAGAGCTGCCACAGGAG GCTAACCTGTGCTTCGTGGACATTGACAACCACTGCATCGAGCTGCCTGAGGACTTCCCCCAGTTCCCTAACAAACCAGAGTTCATCCAGGAGCTCAGTGAAGTCCTCCTCCACTACGGCATATCCCCAGTGGGGGGCGCTCCTCCAACCTCTgtccccacctcctccaccaccaccacccctgggTCCGTCTCTACCCGTCACCCTGGTCTGAAGAGCCAACAGGCCCTGAGGGAGCTAGAGGACGATGGGAGGAATGGGAACCTAGGAGGGGAGCAGTTAGCTGTGTTGGAGCTTCTCCAAGGGAACGCTACTCTGGAAAGACTCCAGGCTCTGGCTAAGAGAACGGGGGTCCGTGTGGAAGCCCTGAGGGGGGTAGGGGGTGAGGGAGAGGCCCAGGGGGGGAGGACGGCAGTCGAAGAGGAGGAGCTGAGGAACGCTAAGCTGAATGTACAGCTGAGGGAGGTGTTCGCTAGCAGGTTTACCACGATGTTCGCGGACTATGAGGCCTTCGTCATCCAAAGCGCTCCGGACCTGGAGTCCTGGCTCACCAACCGAGAGCAGATGCACAACTTTGATAAG gcATCCTTCCTATCTGACCAGCCGGAGCCCTACCTGCCCTTCCTGTCCCACTTCATCGAGACCCAGATGTTCGCCACCTTCATCGACAACAAGATCATGTCCCAATGGGAGGAGAAGGAGCCGCTGCTCCGCGTCTTCGACGGACGCATCGATAAAGCTCGTCTATACAATGTTCGAGCCCCAAGTCTGCGGTCCTCCAACTACCAGAGGTGCACCATCCTCAAGGAGTCGG CCCAGGCCATCGAACAGCGGCTGATGAAAATCGACCACACAGCCATCCACCCCCACCTGTTGGATATGAAGATTGGACAGGGCAAATATGAACAGGGCTTCTTCCCCAAGCTGCAGTCTGACGTGCTCTCAGTCGGACCCACCAATAACAA GTGGTCCAATCGTACCGCTACGGCTCAGCGCAGGAAAGACCGTCACAGACAACAAACAGAACACCTGACTCTAGATAACGACCTCAAAGAGGTACGGACACGAC CCACCTCTCAGCAGGTAGAGGGGTGTCTAGTCCTGCAGAACTCCATGGCGTTTTGGGAGTGGGACAAGGCGTCTCCCCCGCCTCTCAAACCACCAAAAAAGTCTGCCTCTGAGTGCTGCCTG AAGTACATGCAGGAGGCTCGGAGCCTGGGGAAGAACCTCCGTCAGCCCAAGCTGTCTGACCTCTCACCTGCCGTCATCGCTCAGACCAACTGGAAGTTTGTGGAGGGACTACTCAAGGAGTGTCGCATGAAG ACTAAGCGTATGTTGGTGGAGAAGATGGGCAGGGAGGCGGTGGAGCTGGGTCATGGGGAGGCCAACATCACAGGTCTGGAGGAGAACACTCTCATCGCCTCCCTCTGTGACCTGCTGGAGAGGATCTGGAGCCACGGCCTACAAGTCAAACAG GGGAAGTCAGCACTGTGGTCCCACCTGCTGCACTACCAGGCCAGAGAggagaaactggagcagcagcaggcaGAGTCACCAG TGTCAAACGGTCCAGAGAGACGAAAGTCTGAGTCGTCAATAGGGATGCCATCACTGCGAGCGTCCGTCATACAGGATATGAG aCACATCCAGAGTATGGGGGAGATAAAGACTGATGTGGGCAGAGCGAGGGCCTGGATCCGTCTTTCTCTGGAGAAGAAGCTACTCTCCCAACACCTCAAACAACTGCTGTCCCGCCAAGCCTTAACCaa GAAGCTGTATAAGCGCTACGCCTTCCTGCGCtgtgaggaggagaaggagcagtTCCTGTTTCACCTGCTCTCCCTCAACACTGTCGACTACTTTTGTTTCACCAGTGTCTTCACCACTATCA TGATCCCGTACCGCGCCGTCATCATCCCCATCAAGAAGCTGAGCAACGCCATGACGACCTCCAacccgtgggtgtgtgtgtcgggTGAGCTGGGCGACTCGGGCGTCAGGCAGATCACCAAGAACGTCCTGGAGATGACCTTCGAT TCTGCTTTCAGGCCACACACTCACATCGTCGCCATGTTCAAG TGTCAGAACCTGGGTAAGCTGACTACAGTCCAGTTGGGTCATGATAACTCTGGGCTGCTGGCTAAATGGTTGGTGGACTGTGTCATGGTCCGCAACGAGATCACAGGACACACCTACAAGTTCCCGTGTGGGCGGTGGCTTGGCAAAGGCGTGGACGACGGCAGTCTGGAGCGCGTTCTGATTGGTGAGCTGGCGTTGCCCAACGCCGATGAGGATTCTGGGAGAGGGTGTCGCACGCCCGACATGCAGCATTCGCCGGGTCAGACCAGGCGGGTCAGCATCACCTCGATGGGAGGACGCGGATACA AGCCCACCTCAGCTCAAATCCAGGAGGCCATCGGCGAGGCAGTGAACAGCATCTGCAAGCACTTCCACAAGCCTgagaaagag agggGCAGTCTGACCATCCTGCTCTGTGGTGAGGTTGGTCTGGTCGGGGCTCTGGAGCAGTTCTTCCACAACGGCTTCAAGTCCGCCCGCCTCTTCCAGAAGACTGTCTTTGTCTGGGACTTTGTGG AGAAGGCGGTGGCTTACATGGAGTCAGCAGACCAGATGGGGGACATGCAGGAGACTGCTGAGCCCCTGGGCCtgacctgtgtctctctctgtcactatgTCAGTGCCATCAACTCCTCGCCCAGGAACATTGGCAAGGATGGCAAGTTCCAGCTGCTTGTCTGCCTCGGGGCCAG agATCGTCTGCTGATTCAGTGGCTCCCTCTGTTGGTGGAGTGTCCAGTGATCCAGCGGATGTATGAGGAGTCTGCTCTGCTGCGGGACCGGACCACGGTCAATGCTCTCATCGCTGTCCTGCAGACCCTCCACGACTTCCCCATCACCCTGGAGGCCTCGCTTGTCAAGGGCATCGACCTTTAA
- the LOC139534080 gene encoding DENN domain-containing protein 5B-like isoform X4 produces MSGTNAASGAAPCRFAHYFVICGIDTETGLEPDELAALYQWLEADRQGRDPDTAAAGENFEQSPLKRTFKSKVLAHYPENVEWNPFDQDAVNMLCMPKGLSFRTQADSREPQFHSFLITREDGSRTYGFVHTFYEEVTSPQICSAMQTLYQMHQAENPSSATPSSSSSSSMDSLASSLDEADSPSSSSCRSAACGGYDASRDTLYVSKALCLITPMPFMHGCRRFLSQMHRAVTAASPPPLPLESYVHNILYEVPLPPPGRSLKFHGVYEPIVCQRPGPGELPLADFPLGQTFTLLGVENLVQLFNCTLLEMQILLYSQDYQRLMTVAEGITTLLFPFQWQHVYVPILPASLLHFLDAPVPYLMGLQSKEGTDRSKLELPQEANLCFVDIDNHCIELPEDFPQFPNKPEFIQELSEVLLHYGISPVGGAPPTSVPTSSTTTTPGSVSTRHPGLKSQQALRELEDDGRNGNLGGEQLAVLELLQGNATLERLQALAKRTGVRVEALRGVGGEGEAQGGRTAVEEEELRNAKLNVQLREVFASRFTTMFADYEAFVIQSAPDLESWLTNREQMHNFDKASFLSDQPEPYLPFLSHFIETQMFATFIDNKIMSQWEEKEPLLRVFDGRIDKARLYNVRAPSLRSSNYQRCTILKESAQAIEQRLMKIDHTAIHPHLLDMKIGQGKYEQGFFPKLQSDVLSVGPTNNKWSNRTATAQRRKDRHRQQTEHLTLDNDLKEKYMQEARSLGKNLRQPKLSDLSPAVIAQTNWKFVEGLLKECRMKTKRMLVEKMGREAVELGHGEANITGLEENTLIASLCDLLERIWSHGLQVKQGKSALWSHLLHYQAREEKLEQQQAESPVSNGPERRKSESSIGMPSLRASVIQDMRHIQSMGEIKTDVGRARAWIRLSLEKKLLSQHLKQLLSRQALTKKLYKRYAFLRCEEEKEQFLFHLLSLNTVDYFCFTSVFTTIMIPYRAVIIPIKKLSNAMTTSNPWVCVSGELGDSGVRQITKNVLEMTFDCQNLGKLTTVQLGHDNSGLLAKWLVDCVMVRNEITGHTYKFPCGRWLGKGVDDGSLERVLIGELALPNADEDSGRGCRTPDMQHSPGQTRRVSITSMGGRGYKPTSAQIQEAIGEAVNSICKHFHKPEKERGSLTILLCGEVGLVGALEQFFHNGFKSARLFQKTVFVWDFVEKAVAYMESADQMGDMQETAEPLGLTCVSLCHYVSAINSSPRNIGKDGKFQLLVCLGARDRLLIQWLPLLVECPVIQRMYEESALLRDRTTVNALIAVLQTLHDFPITLEASLVKGIDL; encoded by the exons CTTTGTACCAATGGCTAGAGGCTGACCGCCAAGGCAGGGACCCCGATACAGCAGCCGCAG ggGAGAACTTTGAGCAGAGCCCTTTGAAGAGGACGTTCAAGTCTAAAGTCCTGGCCCACTACCCTGAGAACGTGGAGTGGAACCCTTTCGACCAGGATGCTGTCAACATG CTCTGTATGCCCAAAGGCCTGTCGTTCAGGACACAGGCAGACAGCCGCGAGCCCCAGTTCCACTCCTTCCTGATCACGCGGGAGGACGGCTCTCGCACCTACGGCTTCGTCCACACCTTCTACGAGGAGGTGACGTCGCCTCAGATCTGCTCGGCCATGCAGACCCTCTACCAGATGCACCAGGCAGAGAACCCTTCCTccgccaccccctcctcctcttcctcctccagtaTGGACTCTCTGGCTAGCAGCCTCGACGAAGCAGATTCTCCATCGTCATCCTCGTGCCGGTCGGCGGCGTGCGGCGGCTACGACGCGTCGCGGGACACCCTCTACGTCTCCAAGGCGTTGTGTCTGATCACGCCCATGCCCTTCATGCACGGCTGCCGCCGTTTCCTGTCCCAGATGCACCGGGCCGTCACGGCCGCCTCGCCCCCGCCCCTCCCCCTAGAGAGCTACGTGCACAACATCCTGTACGAGGTGCCCCTGCCCCCTCCGGGGCGCTCGCTGAAGTTCCACGGGGTGTACGAGCCCATCGTGTGTCAGCGTCCTGGGCCTGGGGAGCTGCCTCTGGCTGACTTCCCTCTGGGCCAGACCTTCACTCTGCTGGGGGTAGAGAACCTGGTGCAGCTCTTCAACTGTACCCTGCTGGAGATGCAGATCCTGCTCTACTCACAGG ACTACCAGCGGTTGATGACAGTTGCGGAGGGCATCACCACCCTGCTCTTCCCGTTCCAGTGGCAGCATGTCTACGTGCCCATCCTACCCGCCTCACTGCTGCACTTCCTGGATGCCCCCGTGCCCTACCTCATGGGCCTGCAGTCCAAGGAGGGCACCGACCGCTCCAAACTAGAGCTGCCACAGGAG GCTAACCTGTGCTTCGTGGACATTGACAACCACTGCATCGAGCTGCCTGAGGACTTCCCCCAGTTCCCTAACAAACCAGAGTTCATCCAGGAGCTCAGTGAAGTCCTCCTCCACTACGGCATATCCCCAGTGGGGGGCGCTCCTCCAACCTCTgtccccacctcctccaccaccaccacccctgggTCCGTCTCTACCCGTCACCCTGGTCTGAAGAGCCAACAGGCCCTGAGGGAGCTAGAGGACGATGGGAGGAATGGGAACCTAGGAGGGGAGCAGTTAGCTGTGTTGGAGCTTCTCCAAGGGAACGCTACTCTGGAAAGACTCCAGGCTCTGGCTAAGAGAACGGGGGTCCGTGTGGAAGCCCTGAGGGGGGTAGGGGGTGAGGGAGAGGCCCAGGGGGGGAGGACGGCAGTCGAAGAGGAGGAGCTGAGGAACGCTAAGCTGAATGTACAGCTGAGGGAGGTGTTCGCTAGCAGGTTTACCACGATGTTCGCGGACTATGAGGCCTTCGTCATCCAAAGCGCTCCGGACCTGGAGTCCTGGCTCACCAACCGAGAGCAGATGCACAACTTTGATAAG gcATCCTTCCTATCTGACCAGCCGGAGCCCTACCTGCCCTTCCTGTCCCACTTCATCGAGACCCAGATGTTCGCCACCTTCATCGACAACAAGATCATGTCCCAATGGGAGGAGAAGGAGCCGCTGCTCCGCGTCTTCGACGGACGCATCGATAAAGCTCGTCTATACAATGTTCGAGCCCCAAGTCTGCGGTCCTCCAACTACCAGAGGTGCACCATCCTCAAGGAGTCGG CCCAGGCCATCGAACAGCGGCTGATGAAAATCGACCACACAGCCATCCACCCCCACCTGTTGGATATGAAGATTGGACAGGGCAAATATGAACAGGGCTTCTTCCCCAAGCTGCAGTCTGACGTGCTCTCAGTCGGACCCACCAATAACAA GTGGTCCAATCGTACCGCTACGGCTCAGCGCAGGAAAGACCGTCACAGACAACAAACAGAACACCTGACTCTAGATAACGACCTCAAAGAG AAGTACATGCAGGAGGCTCGGAGCCTGGGGAAGAACCTCCGTCAGCCCAAGCTGTCTGACCTCTCACCTGCCGTCATCGCTCAGACCAACTGGAAGTTTGTGGAGGGACTACTCAAGGAGTGTCGCATGAAG ACTAAGCGTATGTTGGTGGAGAAGATGGGCAGGGAGGCGGTGGAGCTGGGTCATGGGGAGGCCAACATCACAGGTCTGGAGGAGAACACTCTCATCGCCTCCCTCTGTGACCTGCTGGAGAGGATCTGGAGCCACGGCCTACAAGTCAAACAG GGGAAGTCAGCACTGTGGTCCCACCTGCTGCACTACCAGGCCAGAGAggagaaactggagcagcagcaggcaGAGTCACCAG TGTCAAACGGTCCAGAGAGACGAAAGTCTGAGTCGTCAATAGGGATGCCATCACTGCGAGCGTCCGTCATACAGGATATGAG aCACATCCAGAGTATGGGGGAGATAAAGACTGATGTGGGCAGAGCGAGGGCCTGGATCCGTCTTTCTCTGGAGAAGAAGCTACTCTCCCAACACCTCAAACAACTGCTGTCCCGCCAAGCCTTAACCaa GAAGCTGTATAAGCGCTACGCCTTCCTGCGCtgtgaggaggagaaggagcagtTCCTGTTTCACCTGCTCTCCCTCAACACTGTCGACTACTTTTGTTTCACCAGTGTCTTCACCACTATCA TGATCCCGTACCGCGCCGTCATCATCCCCATCAAGAAGCTGAGCAACGCCATGACGACCTCCAacccgtgggtgtgtgtgtcgggTGAGCTGGGCGACTCGGGCGTCAGGCAGATCACCAAGAACGTCCTGGAGATGACCTTCGAT TGTCAGAACCTGGGTAAGCTGACTACAGTCCAGTTGGGTCATGATAACTCTGGGCTGCTGGCTAAATGGTTGGTGGACTGTGTCATGGTCCGCAACGAGATCACAGGACACACCTACAAGTTCCCGTGTGGGCGGTGGCTTGGCAAAGGCGTGGACGACGGCAGTCTGGAGCGCGTTCTGATTGGTGAGCTGGCGTTGCCCAACGCCGATGAGGATTCTGGGAGAGGGTGTCGCACGCCCGACATGCAGCATTCGCCGGGTCAGACCAGGCGGGTCAGCATCACCTCGATGGGAGGACGCGGATACA AGCCCACCTCAGCTCAAATCCAGGAGGCCATCGGCGAGGCAGTGAACAGCATCTGCAAGCACTTCCACAAGCCTgagaaagag agggGCAGTCTGACCATCCTGCTCTGTGGTGAGGTTGGTCTGGTCGGGGCTCTGGAGCAGTTCTTCCACAACGGCTTCAAGTCCGCCCGCCTCTTCCAGAAGACTGTCTTTGTCTGGGACTTTGTGG AGAAGGCGGTGGCTTACATGGAGTCAGCAGACCAGATGGGGGACATGCAGGAGACTGCTGAGCCCCTGGGCCtgacctgtgtctctctctgtcactatgTCAGTGCCATCAACTCCTCGCCCAGGAACATTGGCAAGGATGGCAAGTTCCAGCTGCTTGTCTGCCTCGGGGCCAG agATCGTCTGCTGATTCAGTGGCTCCCTCTGTTGGTGGAGTGTCCAGTGATCCAGCGGATGTATGAGGAGTCTGCTCTGCTGCGGGACCGGACCACGGTCAATGCTCTCATCGCTGTCCTGCAGACCCTCCACGACTTCCCCATCACCCTGGAGGCCTCGCTTGTCAAGGGCATCGACCTTTAA